Proteins encoded within one genomic window of Synechococcus sp. PCC 7335:
- the hslO gene encoding Hsp33 family molecular chaperone HslO encodes MTGRLIRATAADGGIRVIGVTTTELVQVARDRHQLSYVATAALGRAMTAGLLLVSSMKKTESRVSIRIKGDGPLRGLMVDAGLDGTVRGYVEEPQVEMPPSADGKLNVGAAIGREGYVNVMRDVGYGQPHASTVELVTGEIGDDLTHYLATSEQTPSALVLGVFVGADGVEAAGGLLLQVLPKAARDEVLISRLESRLKSLTGFTPLLKAGKTLPEIFEELVGDMGLEILSESQDVRFYCRCSRDRMMGALKLLGTTELTDMIKVDDGAEATCQFCNEVYHANSDQLQNLIEELQAGRVL; translated from the coding sequence ATGACAGGTAGGTTAATTAGGGCAACAGCAGCAGATGGAGGTATTCGTGTTATAGGGGTTACGACGACTGAGCTGGTTCAGGTTGCGCGTGATCGCCACCAGCTTTCTTATGTAGCGACGGCAGCTTTGGGTAGAGCCATGACAGCCGGACTGCTACTGGTATCGAGTATGAAGAAGACAGAATCACGGGTGAGTATTCGGATTAAAGGTGATGGTCCGTTACGAGGGCTGATGGTAGATGCAGGGCTAGATGGGACGGTGCGGGGCTACGTGGAAGAGCCGCAGGTGGAGATGCCGCCAAGTGCAGACGGAAAGCTGAATGTAGGTGCGGCGATCGGACGAGAAGGGTATGTGAATGTGATGCGAGATGTGGGCTACGGTCAGCCGCATGCCAGTACAGTGGAGCTAGTCACAGGCGAGATTGGCGACGATTTGACTCACTATCTGGCGACTTCTGAGCAGACACCTTCGGCTTTAGTTTTAGGTGTGTTTGTTGGTGCGGATGGTGTAGAAGCAGCAGGTGGATTGTTGTTGCAGGTGCTGCCAAAGGCAGCTCGCGATGAGGTGCTGATCTCTCGACTAGAGTCTCGGCTGAAGAGTTTGACAGGCTTCACGCCACTGCTGAAAGCAGGGAAGACACTACCTGAGATTTTTGAAGAGCTAGTAGGCGATATGGGACTAGAGATCTTGTCGGAGTCGCAGGATGTACGGTTTTATTGTCGGTGCAGCCGCGATCGCATGATGGGCGCCCTCAAGCTGCTAGGGACAACCGAACTTACTGACATGATCAAAGTAGACGATGGCGCAGAAGCCACCTGTCAGTTCTGCAACGAGGTTTACCATGCTAATAGCGATCAGCTTCAGA
- a CDS encoding sensor histidine kinase has translation MFLLVDSITPYLPVLLALENFIISGCYAMIASGISYGIWQNRKAGINSVVATIVLIFSSCALGHGMQGFGMLGFGQWARIQTLFDLLTVAVAIRFVSYYESFGVLAQIGQIAAANVELESENLSLQEALSQLKQTQSQLIHAEKMTSLGQMVAGVAHEINNPVNFIYGNLKFVEEHTFDLLNILKLYQTLYPQTSSKVEATAKDKDIDIDFIQADLPKILSSMTMGTERIRDIVLGLRNFSRKDEAKYKAVNIHEGIDSTLLILQHRLNNGPEHQAIQVIREYGSLPPVECYASQMNQVFLNLLANAIDAIEYANTSRALEEMETKPGQITIRTVSLLHNQVTISILDNGCGIPDSIRTHIFDPFFTSKDVGKGTGLGLFISHQIVTESHHGELECRSILGKGTEFTIHIPIIQTVPGKVTKVTDPAVHALTLSERQTTTTG, from the coding sequence ATGTTTTTACTGGTGGATTCTATTACTCCATATCTTCCGGTCTTGCTGGCTTTAGAAAACTTCATTATCTCTGGCTGCTACGCCATGATTGCGAGTGGTATTTCCTATGGTATTTGGCAAAACCGAAAAGCGGGCATCAATTCGGTTGTTGCGACTATCGTTCTGATTTTCTCTAGCTGCGCCTTAGGACATGGAATGCAGGGTTTTGGAATGCTAGGGTTCGGTCAGTGGGCCAGAATTCAAACGCTATTTGACCTTTTGACTGTCGCCGTCGCAATCCGGTTTGTAAGCTATTACGAAAGCTTTGGGGTGCTAGCTCAGATAGGGCAAATCGCGGCGGCAAATGTGGAGTTAGAGTCTGAAAATCTTTCTTTGCAAGAAGCACTATCGCAGCTAAAGCAGACGCAATCTCAGTTGATTCACGCAGAAAAGATGACTAGCTTAGGACAAATGGTGGCTGGTGTAGCTCATGAAATCAACAACCCAGTTAACTTTATTTATGGCAATCTAAAATTCGTTGAGGAACATACTTTTGATCTTCTCAATATCTTGAAGCTTTATCAAACCCTTTACCCTCAGACATCATCAAAGGTTGAAGCTACTGCTAAAGATAAAGATATAGATATCGATTTCATTCAAGCTGACCTGCCTAAGATTTTATCTTCTATGACGATGGGAACCGAGCGCATTCGCGATATAGTGTTAGGCCTTCGCAACTTCTCTCGTAAAGATGAAGCAAAATATAAAGCTGTGAACATCCACGAAGGTATTGATAGTACTCTACTGATTCTGCAGCATCGCTTGAACAATGGTCCAGAGCATCAAGCTATTCAGGTTATTCGAGAATATGGAAGTTTACCGCCAGTGGAATGCTACGCCAGTCAGATGAATCAGGTGTTTTTAAACCTATTAGCTAATGCCATCGATGCGATTGAATATGCCAACACCAGTCGAGCTCTAGAGGAGATGGAAACTAAACCCGGCCAGATTACGATTCGGACGGTAAGTCTCCTTCATAACCAGGTAACCATATCGATATTGGACAATGGATGTGGAATACCCGATAGTATCCGCACCCACATATTTGATCCCTTCTTCACCTCAAAAGATGTAGGAAAGGGCACTGGTCTAGGGCTATTTATCAGTCATCAAATTGTAACCGAAAGCCACCATGGGGAGTTGGAATGTCGTTCTATCTTGGGTAAGGGTACAGAATTTACGATTCACATACCTATTATTCAAACTGTTCCAGGCAAAGTGACAAAGGTAACTGATCCTGCTGTTCACGCATTGACTCTATCGGAACGTCAAACGACGACCACCGGTTAG
- the chlP gene encoding geranylgeranyl reductase has protein sequence MALRVAVVGGGPAGSSAAETLVKAGIETFLFERKLDNAKPCGGAIPLCMVDEFDLPPEIIDRRVRKMKMISPSNVEVNIGETLHNDEYIGMCRREILDGFLRDRAERLGTKVINGTVHKLEIPGNDKDPYVLHYADHSHGGLQGEAKTLKVDMVIGADGANSRVARAIDAGDYNYAIAFQERIRLPEDKMAYYEELAEMYVGDDVSPDFYAWVFPKYDHVAVGTGTMRPNQARIKELQRGIRQRAAKRLEGGEIIKVEAHPIPEHPRPRRVVGRVALVGDAAGTVTKSSGEGIYFAAKSARMCAETIVEFSNSGERALTEDELKLYIKRWDKEYGLTYKVLDILQRVFYRSDASREAFVEMCSDIDVQKLTFDSYLYKTVVPANPLTQMKITAKTVGSLLRGYALAP, from the coding sequence TTGGCACTTCGGGTTGCGGTTGTAGGCGGTGGTCCGGCGGGTTCTTCCGCTGCGGAAACACTTGTAAAAGCTGGTATTGAAACGTTTTTGTTCGAGCGTAAGCTAGACAATGCGAAACCATGTGGTGGGGCCATTCCTCTGTGTATGGTTGACGAATTTGATCTACCCCCTGAGATTATCGATCGTCGAGTTCGCAAGATGAAGATGATCTCACCCTCGAATGTTGAAGTCAACATTGGTGAGACTTTACATAACGATGAATATATCGGCATGTGCCGCCGTGAAATCCTAGATGGGTTCCTTAGAGACCGAGCTGAAAGGCTAGGGACTAAGGTAATCAACGGAACGGTTCATAAGCTGGAGATTCCTGGAAACGACAAAGATCCTTACGTCCTTCACTACGCTGATCATTCACACGGTGGCTTGCAGGGCGAGGCGAAGACGCTCAAGGTAGACATGGTAATTGGCGCAGATGGTGCCAATTCTCGGGTGGCTCGGGCAATTGATGCGGGTGACTATAACTATGCGATCGCTTTCCAAGAGCGCATTCGCCTACCCGAAGACAAGATGGCCTACTACGAAGAGCTAGCCGAGATGTACGTCGGCGATGATGTCTCTCCTGACTTCTATGCCTGGGTCTTCCCCAAATACGATCACGTGGCTGTAGGCACAGGCACTATGCGCCCCAACCAGGCTCGCATCAAGGAGCTTCAGCGCGGCATCCGTCAGCGCGCAGCCAAGCGTCTAGAAGGCGGCGAAATTATCAAGGTAGAAGCTCATCCCATTCCTGAGCATCCCAGACCGCGCCGCGTCGTTGGCCGGGTCGCACTAGTCGGAGACGCTGCAGGTACTGTGACCAAATCTTCTGGCGAAGGTATCTACTTTGCAGCGAAGTCTGCGCGGATGTGCGCCGAGACCATCGTTGAATTTTCTAACAGTGGCGAGCGGGCACTCACAGAAGATGAGCTAAAGCTCTATATTAAGCGTTGGGACAAGGAATACGGCCTCACTTACAAGGTGCTCGATATCTTGCAGCGTGTCTTCTACCGCAGCGATGCATCGCGCGAAGCGTTCGTCGAGATGTGCTCTGATATCGATGTACAAAAGCTGACCTTTGATAGCTACTTGTACAAAACTGTTGTCCCTGCTAACCCGCTCACTCAGATGAAGATTACCGCCAAGACGGTCGGCAGTTTGCTGCGTGGCTATGCGCTTGCGCCCTAG
- a CDS encoding DNA double-strand break repair nuclease NurA, with the protein MAIKPSQIQSVLNSKRADFSSFDASTSSYLTQYRTAWDEWIALPSTKRSQWIQAQSSDIGVRPLEPISAKSHGIMRSHLQWDNREQSLEWVKQHLSDVTTFAVDGSQVFPQKDFSIPIALVQIGWFENHHSVAGTYEKDILLDVMTPKDLVADRSQPMDRWINMRRFSMEMQRLTDYIKTAKDRALQQGRDPEKCLVFCDGSLVLSFASMLEDNIRTPYVEQVLTLLQASEKYQVPLVGYVDTPESNDIITLLRTFHDLDKSRAIYDAKLLSPMMQWGDHTPMMICDRGGILNDYREMRDRLAFTYLKTNTGYPARLELPKWIWEAGLADTVINQVRAEVIVGNGYPYAIETADQTAVLQSRDRQIFYRILQDWAAREQLQLSLSQKMMSKARRRG; encoded by the coding sequence ATGGCTATCAAACCGTCTCAAATTCAGTCAGTACTCAACAGCAAGCGGGCTGATTTTTCTAGCTTTGATGCCAGTACTTCTAGCTATCTAACTCAGTATCGAACGGCTTGGGATGAGTGGATAGCGCTGCCTTCTACAAAGCGATCGCAGTGGATCCAAGCGCAGTCTAGTGACATCGGTGTGCGGCCCCTAGAGCCAATTAGCGCTAAGAGCCATGGTATTATGCGCAGCCATTTGCAATGGGATAACAGAGAGCAGAGCCTAGAATGGGTCAAGCAGCACCTTAGCGATGTCACGACTTTTGCAGTAGATGGCTCGCAGGTGTTTCCCCAAAAGGATTTTTCCATTCCAATCGCCCTAGTTCAAATTGGCTGGTTTGAGAATCATCACTCGGTAGCGGGCACATACGAGAAAGATATCCTGCTTGATGTAATGACGCCGAAAGATTTGGTCGCTGACAGGTCGCAGCCCATGGATCGGTGGATCAATATGCGGCGGTTCTCGATGGAGATGCAGCGGCTTACTGACTATATCAAGACTGCGAAAGATAGAGCGCTCCAGCAAGGCCGCGATCCAGAGAAATGTCTGGTCTTTTGTGATGGTTCGCTAGTGCTTTCTTTTGCCTCTATGCTCGAAGATAATATCCGTACCCCTTATGTAGAGCAGGTATTAACACTGCTACAGGCTAGCGAAAAGTACCAGGTGCCCCTAGTGGGCTATGTAGATACGCCTGAATCAAACGACATCATCACGCTGCTACGGACTTTTCACGATTTAGATAAATCTCGTGCTATCTATGACGCCAAGCTGCTGAGCCCAATGATGCAGTGGGGCGATCACACTCCAATGATGATCTGTGATCGCGGCGGCATTCTCAACGACTATCGAGAAATGCGCGATCGCCTTGCCTTTACCTACCTGAAAACAAACACTGGCTACCCCGCTCGCCTAGAGTTGCCCAAATGGATCTGGGAGGCTGGGCTAGCTGATACGGTGATCAATCAGGTCCGCGCTGAGGTGATCGTTGGCAACGGGTATCCCTACGCAATTGAAACCGCCGATCAGACGGCTGTTTTGCAAAGCCGCGATCGTCAAATTTTCTATCGTATCTTGCAAGACTGGGCTGCTAGAGAGCAGCTACAGCTTAGTCTGTCTCAAAAGATGATGAGTAAGGCTAGGCGCCGAGGTTAG
- a CDS encoding metallophosphoesterase, whose protein sequence is MSVLKRIKYVAIGLGSAIALLAVWGLIEPRLLNTKEETATIPNLPADWEGKQIVQISDFQIGMWADNPGTARRSVEQAIEANPAAVLVSGDFIYHAGSDPTKEIETAVSIVEPLVDAGIPTYAVLGNHDYGMSSKTADPREQLASTLTAELEAAGIVVLQNESTQMQLADGGEPLYLVAVGSLWANRDDADAALAEVPESSPRVVLMHNPDSFERFPPNTAPLAVAGHTHGGQMRIPNSPQWSWLKFTQGDEVTADGWIQDYGQAGNNLYVNVGIGMSIIPVRIFCPPEMTLFTLASGDSET, encoded by the coding sequence ATGAGTGTTTTAAAGAGGATTAAATACGTCGCTATCGGACTTGGTAGCGCGATCGCCCTGCTTGCTGTTTGGGGGCTTATTGAACCGCGTCTTCTAAACACAAAAGAAGAGACGGCTACAATTCCCAACTTACCGGCAGATTGGGAAGGTAAACAAATTGTCCAGATTTCAGACTTTCAGATCGGCATGTGGGCTGATAATCCAGGTACTGCGCGTCGCAGCGTTGAGCAGGCAATTGAGGCAAACCCTGCCGCCGTCCTGGTTAGCGGCGACTTTATCTACCACGCTGGCTCTGACCCCACAAAAGAGATAGAAACCGCCGTCAGTATCGTCGAGCCACTAGTGGATGCGGGCATTCCAACCTATGCAGTACTCGGCAACCACGACTACGGCATGAGCAGTAAAACAGCAGACCCCAGAGAGCAGCTAGCTAGCACCCTAACAGCTGAGCTAGAGGCCGCTGGCATAGTGGTCCTCCAGAACGAATCTACCCAAATGCAGCTAGCGGATGGTGGCGAACCGCTCTACCTTGTGGCTGTCGGTTCGCTTTGGGCCAATCGAGATGATGCGGACGCGGCCCTAGCCGAAGTTCCTGAAAGCAGCCCTAGAGTCGTATTAATGCACAACCCAGACAGCTTCGAACGCTTTCCGCCGAACACGGCACCCTTAGCCGTTGCTGGTCATACCCACGGTGGACAAATGCGAATACCCAACTCTCCCCAGTGGTCTTGGCTGAAATTCACTCAAGGCGACGAAGTGACTGCCGACGGCTGGATACAAGACTATGGACAGGCCGGCAATAACCTCTATGTCAACGTAGGTATTGGGATGAGTATTATCCCAGTAAGAATATTTTGTCCACCGGAAATGACGCTCTTTACGCTCGCAAGTGGTGATAGCGAAACGTAG
- a CDS encoding haloacid dehalogenase-like hydrolase: protein MRQITRVTTNRIAVVFDFDETLTPRDSFAVLLESCGLNSQEFQENRVKALVQQGWEKYLARAYSLIQESHRRDHKITQDLLAKVGQNIPLYEGTDKLFERLQQAIHRISSNIELEFYLISGGFVDISRNTAIAKDFKRMWGCELHYDETGAVDFIKKQMTHTEKTRYLYYLSKGIEDSEDSNDLIYNYSSFPQADLHIPLSQVIYVGDGASDVPCFDVMKQYGGISIGIYPEDSSAEEWEYMDSISQTQRLSNLVPAAYEEDSELVKSLYLCVECVAKQIKLSQLRVKEK from the coding sequence ATGAGACAGATAACCAGAGTAACCACTAACAGAATTGCAGTTGTTTTTGATTTCGACGAAACGCTGACCCCAAGAGATAGCTTTGCAGTTCTGCTAGAAAGTTGCGGACTCAATTCGCAAGAATTTCAAGAGAACCGAGTCAAGGCTCTGGTGCAGCAAGGATGGGAAAAGTATCTAGCTAGGGCCTATAGCTTGATTCAGGAGTCTCACCGACGCGACCATAAGATTACTCAAGATTTGCTAGCTAAAGTAGGCCAGAACATTCCTCTATATGAAGGGACAGATAAGCTTTTCGAACGATTACAGCAGGCCATTCATCGGATTAGTAGCAATATTGAGCTTGAGTTCTATCTTATTTCGGGCGGCTTTGTAGATATTTCACGCAACACGGCGATCGCTAAAGATTTCAAGCGCATGTGGGGCTGCGAGCTTCATTACGACGAGACGGGCGCAGTCGACTTTATCAAAAAGCAGATGACGCATACCGAGAAGACGCGCTATCTGTACTACCTTTCCAAAGGAATCGAAGACTCCGAGGACAGCAACGACTTAATCTATAACTACTCTAGCTTCCCTCAGGCAGACTTGCATATTCCGCTTAGCCAGGTAATCTACGTAGGTGACGGCGCTTCTGACGTACCTTGCTTCGATGTTATGAAGCAGTACGGTGGGATATCTATTGGTATCTACCCAGAAGACAGCAGCGCTGAAGAGTGGGAGTACATGGACAGTATCAGCCAAACTCAGCGGCTTTCCAACTTAGTACCTGCCGCGTATGAAGAAGACTCTGAGCTAGTGAAGTCTCTCTATCTTTGTGTTGAGTGTGTCGCGAAGCAGATCAAGCTCAGTCAGCTTAGAGTTAAAGAGAAATGA
- a CDS encoding autotransporter domain-containing protein, with translation MNQRFRLSVFTLVCLGSAFIPSLTVTDRAIAACIVENTETAESEGTPGNNPTSRQTIVCANNLDNAGVNGPAANQVTVQIQAPAGGISVTGQPGILLGNSATITVEGPGRPINTSGDSATGIDVLEGATITINGVVSTSGEVSPGVTTGENATITVDGGTVRTGGGESPAISAGADSTVEIIGNARIETGNSNSDAIVLAGENGKLTVGSEAIVTTSSGMSNPIQVDGAGSSVTVAGDVRSSSGNATAIFGTAENITITVQDGGVVTAQSSNSNAIEITSTGAIITVENGGEVKISSGNSAAIVSGDNGTVNLDGTVTASSSQSQGVMLGNGAELNVRSRGIIETSSSESQAVLIDEMAATATVNVERGGNIDAVGAQAIVDRGMTNTTVVVDGTVFGGSSEPVLDLGAGDDTVTVNGTVRASSASPVIDLGEGNDTLNDNSSQTIEGPGILASGGSGMDTLNLSNGKPNDSTQYSGFEMTNVGRNNNPEDPANGQETTFEVTDDQSGNQINAREGGRVNVQEGGTADVTPDTEEGSGSGQQGGTTRFAPGSTANVRTENRTGPQATQQFSNTRFEGGTRVRTGSGFVRGTAANNEETRRGEIAIESDFANEASGENARSFGNALNELAADSTRTSEQQAALDELIAQASSIEEAQTLVARISGEIGAQTAASGVRAAALFNSVLLPSNSSDARRNLSTAAGVTTPVLIATKQADGIEIVEEDANNGVWVSGFGGAVDVDDNEFSTDFNSGTYGLAVGYDRALRLGSNLAAVGVGIGYFNTDVDGTGDSANINAYSLGAYFEGARGPLTGNVAASYSYLDIGNGNFGDGNGNIFVASSEGFYNLSRSDNFIVGPLGQVGVAFGGYSGFDSEGSAIAVNYDGEGISQVNAGFGVRVGGQTDTGAGLLSLNLDLLYAGALGDRTIQFDGQLANSTVSTAAPFANDDSFLVGAEAGLAISDSTTVGVRYDGEFGGDIRSHSGELKVLFQF, from the coding sequence ATGAATCAACGCTTCCGCCTATCTGTATTTACTTTGGTTTGTCTAGGAAGCGCTTTTATACCCAGCCTAACTGTTACTGATAGAGCGATCGCCGCCTGCATCGTCGAAAATACGGAAACGGCAGAAAGCGAAGGCACACCCGGCAACAACCCCACATCACGTCAAACCATCGTCTGCGCTAACAATTTGGATAACGCTGGCGTCAACGGCCCAGCAGCCAATCAGGTCACCGTCCAAATTCAGGCTCCTGCTGGCGGCATCTCTGTTACAGGGCAACCTGGTATCCTCCTAGGTAACAGCGCAACAATCACCGTTGAAGGCCCCGGCCGCCCGATTAATACCTCTGGCGATAGCGCCACCGGTATCGATGTCTTAGAGGGTGCAACCATTACGATCAATGGCGTTGTTTCAACCTCTGGTGAAGTTTCTCCTGGTGTGACAACTGGTGAGAATGCGACGATTACAGTAGATGGCGGCACCGTTCGGACAGGCGGCGGTGAATCCCCGGCAATTTCAGCTGGCGCAGACTCTACAGTAGAGATCATAGGGAATGCTCGAATTGAAACGGGCAACTCCAATTCTGATGCGATTGTTTTAGCGGGTGAGAACGGTAAGCTAACGGTCGGATCAGAGGCCATCGTTACCACCTCCAGTGGCATGTCTAACCCTATACAAGTCGATGGGGCAGGCAGCTCAGTTACGGTAGCGGGCGATGTGCGCTCATCTTCAGGAAACGCCACTGCCATCTTCGGTACGGCTGAAAATATTACTATCACGGTTCAAGATGGCGGTGTAGTCACGGCGCAATCTTCCAATTCCAATGCGATTGAGATAACCAGTACAGGCGCGATTATCACCGTTGAAAATGGGGGTGAGGTCAAAATATCTTCGGGTAATTCGGCGGCAATTGTGTCGGGGGATAACGGCACTGTGAATCTAGATGGCACGGTGACAGCGTCATCGTCTCAAAGTCAAGGCGTTATGTTGGGTAACGGAGCGGAGCTGAATGTGCGATCGCGCGGCATTATAGAAACTTCCTCCTCCGAATCACAAGCTGTCCTGATTGACGAAATGGCTGCCACCGCCACTGTCAACGTGGAACGCGGTGGCAATATCGACGCCGTAGGAGCCCAAGCCATCGTCGATCGAGGCATGACCAACACAACAGTCGTTGTAGATGGTACGGTCTTTGGCGGATCTTCTGAACCTGTATTGGACTTAGGCGCAGGCGACGACACGGTCACGGTCAATGGAACGGTGCGAGCAAGTAGCGCTAGCCCAGTGATTGATCTTGGAGAGGGCAACGACACCCTCAACGATAATTCCAGCCAAACCATTGAAGGTCCCGGCATACTGGCCTCAGGAGGCAGCGGCATGGATACCCTCAACCTTAGCAACGGCAAGCCGAACGATTCTACGCAGTACAGCGGATTTGAGATGACCAACGTTGGTCGTAACAACAATCCTGAAGACCCTGCCAATGGTCAGGAAACGACCTTCGAGGTGACCGACGACCAATCGGGCAATCAAATCAATGCCCGTGAAGGTGGCAGGGTGAATGTACAAGAAGGCGGTACAGCAGACGTCACGCCAGATACGGAAGAGGGCTCAGGCTCTGGTCAGCAAGGCGGTACCACTCGCTTCGCCCCTGGCTCTACCGCCAACGTTCGCACCGAAAACAGAACAGGCCCGCAAGCAACCCAGCAGTTTAGCAATACCCGCTTTGAAGGCGGCACTCGGGTCCGCACAGGTTCTGGCTTCGTTAGAGGAACCGCTGCCAACAATGAGGAAACCAGGCGGGGCGAGATTGCTATAGAGTCAGACTTTGCCAACGAGGCAAGCGGTGAGAATGCCCGCAGCTTTGGAAATGCACTCAATGAGCTAGCCGCTGACAGTACAAGAACGTCCGAACAGCAAGCCGCACTCGATGAGCTGATTGCGCAAGCGTCCAGCATAGAAGAAGCGCAGACGCTCGTTGCTCGAATTTCTGGAGAAATTGGAGCACAAACTGCAGCCAGCGGCGTTCGAGCAGCTGCGCTCTTCAATAGCGTTCTGCTCCCTTCCAACAGCAGCGATGCTAGGCGTAATCTCTCTACAGCCGCTGGTGTTACGACGCCTGTGCTGATCGCCACGAAGCAAGCTGATGGTATTGAAATTGTTGAGGAAGACGCGAACAATGGCGTCTGGGTGTCTGGCTTTGGTGGTGCGGTCGATGTTGATGATAATGAATTTTCCACCGACTTCAATTCAGGTACCTATGGTCTAGCCGTGGGCTATGATCGCGCACTTAGGCTTGGCAGCAATCTGGCTGCGGTCGGTGTCGGGATTGGCTATTTCAATACCGACGTAGATGGGACAGGCGACTCAGCAAACATCAACGCTTATTCTCTCGGCGCTTATTTCGAAGGGGCCAGGGGTCCGTTGACGGGTAACGTTGCGGCATCTTACAGCTACCTGGACATTGGCAACGGCAACTTTGGTGATGGCAACGGCAATATTTTTGTCGCCTCTTCTGAAGGATTCTACAACTTGAGCCGGAGCGATAACTTCATCGTCGGGCCATTGGGTCAAGTAGGAGTGGCATTCGGTGGCTATAGCGGCTTTGATTCGGAAGGGAGTGCGATCGCAGTCAACTACGACGGTGAAGGTATCAGCCAAGTAAACGCTGGGTTTGGAGTCCGGGTCGGCGGCCAAACTGACACGGGTGCTGGGCTTCTGTCACTCAATTTGGATCTGCTGTATGCCGGAGCGCTGGGCGATCGCACCATTCAGTTCGATGGTCAGCTTGCCAATAGCACTGTTAGCACAGCAGCCCCCTTCGCCAACGATGACAGCTTCTTGGTCGGCGCAGAAGCTGGGCTAGCCATTTCTGATAGCACCACCGTTGGCGTCCGATACGATGGAGAATTCGGCGGTGATATTCGATCGCACAGTGGAGAGCTAAAAGTATTGTTTCAGTTCTAA